The genomic DNA AGCAGCCGAACGGGCCGATCGTCGCCGAGCGCGGCGTACAGGGCCACCGCCGTCTCCGCGATGACCAGCGCGTCCGTCGTCGGCGCGGGCAGCTTGCGGACCTTCGTGTGTGTGAAGAACGGCGCGAACCGCACCTTCAGATGCACCCGGACGCACGGCCGCCCGGCCCGGCGGATGTCCTGCGCCACCTGCTCCGCGAGCACCGCCAAGGCGCCGGCGACGGCCTCGGACCCCACCAGGTCCTGCTGGTAGGTCGTCTCGTGCCCGTGCGCCCGGGGCACCCACGGGGTGTCGTCGACGTGCCGCCGTCCCTCGCCGCGGCCGAGCCGTCGCAACCAGGGACCGTTGGTGGGCCCGAACTCGTCGATCAGCACCGCCCCGTCGGCGTCCGCCAGCTCGCGGACCGTGCCGATGTCCAGGGCCGCCAGGCGCGCACCGATCCTCGACCCCACGCCCCACAGCGCCGTCGTGGGCTGCTCGCCGAGCACGGCGTACCAGTTGTCCCTCGTGAGCTGGAAGATCCCCGCCGGCTTGCCGTATCCCGTCGCCATCTTCGCGCGCACCAGCGTGTCCCCGATCCCCACCGAGCAGTGCAGCGCGGTCGCGGCCAGCACCGCCGCCTGCGCCTCGCGGGCCGCGACGATCGGGTCGTCGCAGGTCAGGCCCACGAACGCCTCGTCCCAGCCAAGGACCTCGACGACGGCGCCGGGCAGCGCCCGCAGCGTGGCCATCACCTCCGCGGAGGCCGCCTCGTACACCGGGAAGTCCACCGGCAGGAACACCGCCTGCGGGCAGCGTCGGGCCGCGATCTTGAGGGCCAGCCCGGACCGTACGCCGTGCGCGCGCGCCTCATACGACGCCGTCGACACGACGGCACGCTCCGTGGGATCGCCCCGACCGCCCACCACCACGGGCACGCCGACCAGCTCAGGACGGCGCAGGCGCTCCACCGCCACGAGGAACTGATCCATGTCGACGTGCAAGACCCACTGCATTGGCCTGACGCTACTCACCTGTTGGACTCCGGATCCGGCTACTTTGGGGCCCGAGTCCCGCCTAGTTCCCGAGCACGACCCTGCGAGACCGCGCGATGTCCCTTTGTCGCGCCCCCCGAAGAGCCTGCCCGCACTGGCCCATGGAGACCTGATGACGACAGAGCAACCGAGCCCCGCCCACGCCACTGACGCGATGCCGGTCGCCGAGGCTCCGGAGATGGCCCAGCACACCAAGGGCCCCGATCACGAGCCCACGCATCCGCTGGCCGTCGGACCGGTCGTGTCGCCGCCGCACACCGTCGACGGTTTCGTGCGCGAGTTCCTGCGCGAACTGAACTACGGCGAAGGCGTGGCCCTCTCGCGCTCCACCGTCAACGACCAATACATGGCGCTGGCGAAGACCGTGCGGCACTACCTCATGGCCGACTGGCTGGAGACCGCCCGGAAGCGGCGGGCCAAGCCCAGCAAGATGATCGGCTACCTGTCGGCCGAATACCTGCTCGGGCGTCAGCTGGGCAACGCCCTGCTGGCCACCGACCTCGGCGATATCGCGGCCAAGGCCATGGACGTCTGCGGCATCGACCCCGCCAAGCTGCGCCAGCAGGAGATCGAGCCCGGCCTGGGCAACGGCGGCCTGGGCCGTCTCGCCGCCTGCTTCATCGACTCCCTGGCGACGATGGACGTGTCCTGCGTTGGCTACGGCATCCGCTACGAATACGGCATCTTCCGGCAGACCTTCGTCGACGGCCGCCAGCACGAGGTGCCGGACAGCTGGCTGTCGCTGGGTAGCCCGTGGGAGTTCCCGCTGCCGGACCGCGCCGTACGGGTCGACTTCGGCGGCCGGACGGAACGGTACGTCGAGGACGGGGTCGAGCGGGTGCGCTGGATCCCCGACTGGAACGTCGAGGGCATCCCGTATCAGTTCATGGTGCCCGGCTACCGCAACGGCGTGGTCAACACGCTGCGGCTGTGGAGCGCCCGGGCGACGCAGGAGTTCGACCTGCAGATCTTCAACTCGGGCGACTATGCGCAGGCGGTGCGGGCGCAGACCTTCGCGGAGAACATCACCAAGGTCCTCTACCCGGAGGACTCCACCCCGCAGGGCCGTGAGCTGCGCTTGCAGCAGCAG from Austwickia sp. includes the following:
- a CDS encoding DNA polymerase IV, translating into MQWVLHVDMDQFLVAVERLRRPELVGVPVVVGGRGDPTERAVVSTASYEARAHGVRSGLALKIAARRCPQAVFLPVDFPVYEAASAEVMATLRALPGAVVEVLGWDEAFVGLTCDDPIVAAREAQAAVLAATALHCSVGIGDTLVRAKMATGYGKPAGIFQLTRDNWYAVLGEQPTTALWGVGSRIGARLAALDIGTVRELADADGAVLIDEFGPTNGPWLRRLGRGEGRRHVDDTPWVPRAHGHETTYQQDLVGSEAVAGALAVLAEQVAQDIRRAGRPCVRVHLKVRFAPFFTHTKVRKLPAPTTDALVIAETAVALYAALGDDRPVRLLGVRAEMEPPPGGY